One genomic segment of Arachis duranensis cultivar V14167 chromosome 4, aradu.V14167.gnm2.J7QH, whole genome shotgun sequence includes these proteins:
- the LOC107486721 gene encoding myb-related protein 306, producing the protein MGRPPCCDKEGVKKGPWTPEEDIILVSYIQEHGPGNWRAVPTNTGLSRCSKSCRLRWTNYLRPGIKRGNFTEQEEKMIIHLQDLLGNRWAAIASYLPQRTDNDIKNYWNTHLKKKLKKLQASSSGVCNFDETGTGTGASYSGSIPVRGQWERRLQTDIHMAKRALSEALSPENNNNNNNFCSSSSTKAITQSSSLCYASSAENIARLLKGWMKNPATNNKCSRTSSSSLTTQNNTFFVVNGGDTASKGSGGGSSSNDNSVELSETFDSLFGLESLDYSSNATTTTTTTTTTTSDHEHDQFSHQSLSPNDENNVFQENESKPEIIEDVMPFSLLEKWLLEEVACQDQKVITTDAKFF; encoded by the exons ATGGGAAGACCACCATGTTGTGATAAAGAAGGTGTGAAGAAGGGTCCTTGGACTCCTGAAGAAGATATCATTTTGGTCTCTTATATCCAAGAACATGGTCCTGGCAATTGGAGGGCTGTTCCTACCAACACag GGTTATCAAGATGTAGCAAGAGTTGTAGACTTAGATGGACTAATTACTTGAGGCCTGGAATCAAAAGGGGTAACTTCActgaacaagaagaaaagatgaTTATCCATCTTCAAGATCTCTTAGGAAACag ATGGGCTGCAATTGCTTCATACCTACCACAAAGGACGGATAATGATATAAAGAATTATTGGAACAcgcatctgaagaagaagctcaagaagtTGCAAGCTTCAAGTTCTGGAGTTTGCAACTTCGACGAAACCGGAACTGGAACCGGAGCGAGTTATTCCGGTTCGATTCCGGTTCGAGGCCAGTGGGAGCGAAGGCTCCAAACCGATATCCACATGGCGAAAAGAGCCCTCAGTGAAGCCCTTTCACCGgagaacaataataataataataatttttgttcttcatcttcaacAAAAGCGATTACACAATCATCATCTTTGTGCTATGCTTCAAGTGCTGAGAACATAGCACGTTTGTTGAAGGGTTGGATGAAGAATCCAGCAACAAATAACAAGTGTTCGAGAACAAGCTCTTCATCTTTGACTACTCAAAACAACACTTTCTTTGTTGTTAATGGTGGTGACACAGCTTCAAAGGGATCAGGAGGAGGAAGCAGTAGCAATGATAACAGTGTTGAGTTGTCTGAAACCTTTGATTCCTTGTTTGGTTTGGAGTCTTTGGATTACTCATCAAACGCTACTACTACAACCACTACAACTACCACTACCACTTCAGATCATGAACATGACCAGTTTTCTCATCAATCTTTGTCTCCTAATGATGAGAACAATGTTTTTCAAGAAAATGAAAGCAAGCCTGAGATTATTGAAGATGTCATGCCATTCTCTTTGCTTGAGAAGTGGCTTCTTGAAGAGGTTGCTTGCCAAGATCAGAAAGTTATTACTACCGACGCCAAGTTCTTCTAG
- the LOC107486292 gene encoding secreted RxLR effector protein 161-like, with the protein MVGCAPGHTPLPSTIKITTLGCSSFCDLQLYRSIIGSLQYLTIITSEICYSVNKLSQFIQAPLESHWKLVKRVLRYLSGTSSYGLHLKRETSLGITAYSDSDWARDPDDRKSTNGYCIFLGTNLISWTSKKQTVVARSSTEAEYRSMAEAVAELTWIKTMMRELLHPLPEAPML; encoded by the coding sequence ATGGTGGGCTGTGCACCTGGTCACACTCCCTTGCCTTCCACAATAAAGATCACAACACTTGGATGTTCCAGCTTCTGTGATCTACAGCTATACAGATCAATCATTGGTAGCTTGCAATACTTAACAATAATCACGTCTGAAATATGCTATAGTGTCAACAAATTGTCACAGTTTATCCAAGCTCCTTTAGAGTCGCATTGGAAGCTGGTCAAACGAGTTCTAAGGTATCTCAGTGGCACATCCAGCTATGGTTTACATCTAAAGCGAGAGACTTCCTTGGGAATAACTGCTTATAGTGATTCGGACTGGGCTCGAGACCCGGATGATAGAAAATCTACCAATGGCTATTGCATTTTTCTTGGGACAAACCTAATCTCCTGGACTTCAAAGAAGCAGACAGTGGTAGCTAGATCCAGCACTGAAGCTGAGTACAGGAGTATGGCAGAGGCAGTGGCAGAACTGACTTGGATAAAGACTATGATGAGAGAGCTATTGCATCCTCTACCAGAAGCACCAATGCTATAA